The Buteo buteo chromosome 33, bButBut1.hap1.1, whole genome shotgun sequence genome includes a window with the following:
- the LOC142026394 gene encoding uncharacterized protein LOC142026394, whose protein sequence is MNGKFMWKSFKQSVEIQITNKTEDVTLYNPRSYCYSGYNSMPPNPRIAPGVMESCEFTNSVIHFRGCVGLLVYEADTFTLAILFSNPFDYNIFCMELAMEISFHKAHLGNLENIYTRMYSSQSTSTGKDTVFHRVKLGACQEAAMVFAGHVRVTATMSNAAKSVIKVVVENQDSSSSESKGGTTHWPWAASARGMDKLCPCCCKHQAKSAAFNKWLSKAIVHLNSCCVVLR, encoded by the exons ATGAATGGGAAGTTCATGTGGAAATCCTTTAAGCAGAGTGTGGAGATCCAGATCACCAACAAAACCGAGGATGTCACTTTGTACAACCCCAG GAGCTACTGCTACAGCGGCTATAATTCCATGCCACCCAACCCCAGGATCGCACCGGGTGTCATGGAGAGTTGTGAATTCACCAACTCCGTGATCCATTTTCGGGGTTGCGTGGGGCTCCTGGTGTACGAGGCGGACACCTTCACCTTGGCCATCCTCTTCTCCAACCCCTTTGACTACAATATTTTCTGCATGGAGCTTGCCATGGAGATCTCCTTCCACAAAGCCCACCTTGGCAACTTGGAGAACATCTACACCAGGATGTATAGCAGTCAATCCACCAGCACCGGCAAAGACACTGTGTTCCACCGAGTCAAGCTGGGTGCGTGCCAGGAGGCTGCCATGGTCTTTGCTGGCCACGTGAGGGTCACGGCCACCATGTCCAATGCTGCAAAGTCAGTCATCAAAGTAGTTGTGGAGAATCAAGATAGTTCCTCCTCTGAATCCAAAGGTGGCACCACCCATTGGCCTTGGGCAGCATCAGCTAGAGGGATGGACAAACTTTGCCCATGTTGCTGTAAACACCAGGCAAAATCTGCTGCCTTCAATAAATGGTTGAGCAAAGCAATTGTGCATCTAAACTCGTGCTGTGTTGTCCTAAGatag